GATTATTCAATAGaattgtaattttaaaaaattatgtatgaGATTGAATTGAAGATCTTTTGGTGTTCAATATTTACCACTGTTGAATCTAAAAGAGCTTTTGTTTGTGGTCATTTATTTCTAGCTAGTTAGTCCATTGAATTGTATGGTATCTATGAATCATTGTCAATTTGTTCTAGTGTTGTTTTTGTTAGATAGTTCATTGAATCATATCTATGAATCATCATTTTTGTAAGATGTGTCTAAACTGGATAATTTGTGGGATGGTATGATTCTTACTTTAAATAAGTCCCTAATAGTGAATGATAGGATCAATATTGTTCAGATTAGTCAGTAATGTGAGGATacagaaatttcaaaaataaaaataaaatatattgtacTGAACTGACTTATAATTACTATGCCTTCactactttaatttttattagtattttccAATCTTCTTTACTAGCTACTATCTTGTTTTATATCACATATTTAGCAATGGGCCGGGTGCTTTTGTTTATCCAAAAATGGTTCACTTATGGTACATTGCTACTTATTTAGATTGCCAAAAATGGTTCACTTTATATTGTGTATAGCTGTATGCCTGTATGACATCACATATATTTAGATTGCCAAAAAAAAGGTTAAGTAGTAGAGTGTATAGCTTAAATGATTACTATCAATTACAGTATAAGTAGAGTGTATTAACAAAGAGGCAGGTTGGGAGAATTAAATATAACTTGTGCTTCTGAGATTAAACAAACAAATTGGCATTACAAACACTCACTCTCACACAtataatctctctctctctctctctctctctctctctctctctctctctctctctctctcagacTCAGTTACTGCTACAATTTAGTTTCAACACCAGACATCCTCCGCCTGTTCATTTCCTTGGTAatagctttttatttttgagatttattttcttcatttctatttctttttattcattCTGTTTTCTTATATGCTTTATTCATTTCATATATAAgcctaattattattttatctataattatatatttcacTGCAAATTTTGTTCATGTCATCCTAAAACACGTACTGCATTTGATTTCACCTTTGCACACACTTGTGAGTGAGACCCTATACCCGGGTCCGAGTGAAACTTAGGATGAGTGGAGGTTCAGTGATAGccattttaggatttttttttcctatctgGATATTGCGAGAATCTCATCCAGTGTGCGCTCTTTGGTAGACGTAGTTCATCTATTGTTGTGTTGTGgtttatatttaaaagaaattttagcTGTGGAAACCTTAATCAGGAAGTGAACAGAGTCGCCGAGAGATATATGTCACGTATTATAAGACCACATTTAGAAAATACTAAGTCTTTTGCTATGGAGGGACAAACGGTCTCTCTCGACTTGTACGGGAGCAAGCAATGCCAATGGTTTGACTATTAATGCTCTGAAATTGATTCTATGGTAGTTGTCAAGTTCCTAGTCAAGATGGGAAAACTATATACTGGGTTTGTTCTAGTCACAAGTGCAAAGTCAATTAGGTACTCAAAAGGTATATAGTGCAACACTCCATTCATCTACATTGATCATCTATGTTCCAAAAGTTATACAATACTTGAATGCTTTATATTGGAGGAAACTAAGCTGATTGTTAATCATGGCCATTAATGAGTTTCTGGAGTTTATAGTTTCATtagattcatattttttttatgctacTGGTTTTCCGCTTCGTCCCATATTTCTCGTGCCTTCTAGTTGGGCTGCATATTGGTCCATGTGTATAGTTATTTGTTTCCTGAggttatttattaatatatttctcTCTTTATACAGATTGGGAAATCATTTGTTGTTTCTAGATGGAAGGATTATCCACAGTTTATTTTAGATTGGGAAATTATTTGTTGTCtctattgaaatttgaatggtCATAGCTTATTTTAGATTATAGGTTGGATGCACAAATCAGGGTTTAGTGGTTCAAGGTTGAACTTGGTGTTTATGCATTATTAAGtcagaaattaaaatattccaTGGCTACATATATATCATTAGTATAGCTATTGATGTAGATATAGCTAAGGTTGAAATCCCACTTTTTTACAAGGATAATTGTTTTCCAGATGTTTGCTGATTTAAGATGTTCTCCATGGCACCGTATCACTTTGTCCTCCCGATTGTTTTCCATACAAATGAACACTGGGTATCATGTCCAAAAGTATACAACAGGTTGGTAGTTTaatattatagattatatagGTATAGGTATTGGATGGATTGCAACAATTATTTACTTGCATTATGGCCTGCTGTAAACATCTGAATGCTATTGACTTGTCAACCCTTTTTTAGTTGGGATCCTTTTCTATTGTGTATTGGTGACGATGAGTATACTATTCATTCATTGTGAAGTTAAGAAAAGTTGTCGTTTCACTTACAGGGTGATACACCGCATGAAAAGCGACCAAAGCTGGGTAGTAATGCAGTAGAGGTGAAAGGGAAGGCCGTAGAGGTGAAAGGGAAAGACAAGATGTCAAAAACTATTGATGCTGCAGAGTCGGCAAATCCTGATGAGTTTAACTTGCTTAATTTGACTGAAATGAGAAAGTGTTTAACATTGGTAAGAGCAACACGAATGAAAGCAAACAGGATGCATGAAGAGTTATTTTTGGATTTCCTAAACCTGGGAAGAAAAGGATTGCAGAGCTCTTTGATAGTGTCAAAGATTCCTTCCATTTCTCATAATCGTAAATTCCTAAGGGTGAGCATTCATGAGTGCTTTTGTTGGTGGTTGAGTTTAAGTCTACATATTTTAGCATTGTAACTGATAGCCTGCTAATTGTAACAGGTAATAATAATCACTAGAGTTGAATGGAAGGAGTTTGCAATGGCGTACAATTATTAGATGACCGACACACCCAACATAGatttgtatatttatttataatttataataggGAAAACCTAGGAGTGGAAATTCTTGTTTCCTTTGTTTTAGGCAGAGACTATAGCTCAATAGATAGTTGGTCATATTGATTTAGTAATATTATCATTTAAATGTGATTTGATCCTTTAGTTGGGAGTGAATCTTCTTTATTTGCAGGCAGGCGAAATTACCGTGGTTCAGGTTCCGCGTCAACTGAATGGGTGCAAAGACATGAAATTGAAGAACTGAAAATTGAAAGGGAAGAAATGAGAAGGGAAAATGATGAACTTCGTGATATGGTAAAACAATTGATGGAAAGCTTAAACTTTCGGCCGAAGCCATATACTAGAGATGAAGTTCATGAAGATATTGCGGCTAATAGTAACGATGATGCGactgatgataatgatgatgacaTGTCTGATGATGGTGAAGAATGATGATAATTATGATGtgtttgatgatggtgaagAATTATGATCAAGAACAAAGTATGACAAGTgtgatttattatatattgttttcttAGTTAGgatattgacttttttttatgcaagaatTGAACGGGATTTATTCCCCTTTTTGTATGTGAAGATCAATTCACTTATATACTTGCAAGTGTAGGTAGTAGTGATAACTTGGTCTTGGTTAGGTTATGCTTTGGATTTATTACttatttttggataagtagttggtaatacttaaatataaatatgttgTGTTCATGTTGTGTTCATGTTTAATTGTTTGggattttaaattaataataataataataataataataataataataataattaaaaaataaaataaaatttagagacCGAAATAGAGACTGAATTTCCTACATAGCGTCTTACAATCGGTCGCAACATTGGTCGCAATGGGCagagaaaataatttcaaatcgGTCACTAAATCAGTCGCTAAAATCAGTCTCTAACACAGTCTCTGAATTCAGTCGCTACTTCGGTCTCTAAATTCAGTCGCTACTTCGGTCGCAACGAAcaaagaaattattaaaaaatcagtCACAAATTAGTCGCTATAGCGTCGGACAATTCGTCGAATCCATCGTCGCAAAATCAGTCTCTAAGCCAGTCTCTGATTCCGGTCACTGTTTCGGTCGCTAATTTTGGTCGCTATTCAGTCGCTAAAAAATCGGTCGCTGGGGTGGTCACAACTGATCAGCGACCAGGGTCATTGATGCCGATTTTTTTTGGTCGCTATTTCGGTCGCTAAtggatttagagaccgattttcatcaaaatcggtctctaaatcggtcgctaaagccgagttttctagtagtgttaATGGAGCGTTGGTTTGGCATTTGTGGTGTTGTGGTGGGTGTGGGCAATAGGGGTGGTTTCTTTGGAGGCGAGGGTGAAGATACAGGGTTAGGGGTTGTGAATTTGGTACGAGGGTGAGTGAATTGTGACGGCTTCGGTGTAGGATGAAACTTAACAGAGAATAAACGAGCTACAGCCACAGCTTGAATCAGAGAATTAGGTTGTTGAGCAATTACCTCATGTTGAAGCTCTTTCTGCAAGCCACTAATGAAGCAATCTAACAGAGCTTCCGCTGTAAAACCGGTGGAGCGATTAGCAGGGGCCGTGAACTCCAAGTAATAATCATCCAACGAACCCATTTGAGAGAGTTTGAACAAGGAAGCGTGTGGTCGTTCGAACTCAGAGGGACCAACTTCAAGCTCAATCGAACGTGACAATTCCTGCCATGAAAGGAACAGCTGAGCACGCTGCAACATTTGATACCAAGGAATCACAGATTGATCAAAGTGCACAGAAGCAATGGTAAGGCGTTCTGGATCTGCAGTGTTATAATAATCGAAAAATTGATTTGCACGAAACAACCATTCAAGAGCATGTGAGCCATCGAATCGGGGAAATTCGAGATTCACGCTGCTAGTATGCAGATGAGGGTTTTGACGTGGTTGCTGCACATGACCATGGGTGACCGGCATTGTCAGTTAAGGACTGCAAAAGTGTCTCCATGCGTTGTAACACAGTGGAAGTGTTGGTGATGGAGTGGCTGTGGTTTGCCACCTTTTCAGTGAGGTGGTTGAATTGGACTTGAATTTGGGTGTTGATGGTTGCAGTGAGTAGTTGAATCTGGGTTTCAATGGTGCGGAATCTCATGCCGTCGGTCATGGTGACAATGAAAGCACCAAATTGTTATGACTATAACGTGAATTACGGTGGAAGGATAGATTTTTATTGATCGAATGATGGAATTACAGTACTGATATGAAAATAACAAGTATAACAAACTATGAGTTTGTTGAGAAGAAGAAATATCCAAGAGGATCcaaagagagagaagagagttACACGCATTTCATACCTTCCTCTAAATAATTCTCTCCCTATTTAATGTCGTATTTAGGATTGGGCTTCCTTTCTCTATTGCTTCTTCTTACTTCCACGAATCTTGGATGTATGGCCACGTTGTCACTATTGCTCCCCATGCATGCCTCATCATTATGTATCATTGGCTCATCATAATGTATTATTGCCTCATCATTATTATTCCTAACATTGAGGCTGAATCCAACCATGTTATTATTTATGAAGTAAAACTTGTTTCTCTACCCATGTTACTTATCCATTGATAATAAGTTATAACCAGAGAGACAGAGAGGAAAATAACAAATAGGGCAAAACAAAACTAGAAACCGGTGTTTATAATGTTGAGGCACTTTACCTTAATCATTatatgccgttaatctttactGAAGGTGAGTTTTGGCGCAAAAAATCGACTAAGGAAGGGAACTCCGGTATGAAACACAAAGGTAGATCCGACTTTACATTCAGTGACTTCAAATGACACAAAGAAGGGAATTCAATCTCCAACAAATCAGGAACAAATGAGAGAACCTAATAAATGAGCGATGATCGTGAATCAGGATCAATAAAAAAGTAAGCAtattaagagaaaaaaataatttaataataagaGAAACTTAAAACTACAGCAAAAAATTTCTTAAACCGAAAATGCCCTAAAGTACCTTAAGAGTTCCTGGAGAGACCGTTAATGATTCAATATTAGCAAGTTCAACCAGCCAATTGAGTAGAACCAAAGGAGTTTTCGCAGAAGTTGACACAACATAAATAGTTACATGTTTGATAGAAGAGAGATTGCCATTGCTCCCACAGAGTTTCTGAATAGGAGTGCCCCTAAAATAAAAGTTAGAAAGACTTGGAGTGGATAACTCAATTTTGCAAGAGGCCTTGGGAGGACTATCAGGCGCAATAATCTTTAAATGGACAAGTGTGGTATTAGATATGCAGAGGTTTTGTGCATCCAATACTTTACATCTATTAATGATCAAACTATTCAACTTGTTTAATGCTGAAAAAGGTTCGACTCGACCATCATTGCCAACAGAAAAGGCAAAGTATTGTAGAGACAACGTGGTTAATGCTGGCAAAGTTAGAGAATTTGGAAATAATGTCAGAGCATGAAGGTGAGGGCGAATAACTATAAGGTTAAGATATGTTAAAGTTTGACATGAAAATAAGCAAGGCTTAAAATGTTCAATATCACATATAACATCCATTCGTAATTGCTTGATATTATGTGAAACAATGTATTCTATAACCCTTTCGAGTAGGCGAGGCTCCACCAAACCACAAGGACTAAAATTAAGAGTGTCCAGTGCAGTTGAGTCATCCCGAAGTGAGAAAATTCGAGAGACAATATTAAAATGTGAAGAAGCTAATGTAAGGTTTAATGTAAGTTTGGGAAGATACTTCCAGACATTCCTCCATCTTGTGGAAAGTATGGAAGTTTGAACGGCACGTTTGGTGTTCAAAAAAGACATAATGTGAAGTAGAATGCAATCGGGTAAATCACTGAGTCTGTCTTCAATACGGTTAAGTTTATGACATTTTCCTCTCTTCATTATTTCAGTAGGTTGCAAAAGAAACTCAAACAACTGGGAAAAATAATAGTACGGTATTTGTAAGTGTGAAGGAAAATGATGATTTTGGGGAAATTGAAATCATTAGAGATGAGATGAAAAAGAGTAAAATACCTGGCCGCGTCGCTATTGAGTTGTGAGTGTTGAATGAAgcatttgaaaagaaaaaaaaaactttctttcgTTTGATTGTGAAATGGAACGACAACGACCAGAAAGCTCTGTCTAGGTCTAAACTCTCCCCTGCAACTGCGTTTTAGGTTATTGCAGATTGTTATTTTGGgtattcatttttattctttttttttactttttttgactatattttattttattttattttattttatttttacttaccTTTTAATGACATGatataaatatgaatataacccgaGGAAATCCATCCATCTAATAATTTGAAGTATAACTTTTGAAATTAGTtttatgtaaaaacaatttttgtgtaaaaaaaaaaatgtactccAGAGATAAAGTACGTGTTAAATCTATTCGTAGTACCCTCCGTTAAAtaatcaacaatgaattgatcTAAGTGGTAAGGATTGTGGCCTTCTTAATCATGTTGTTATGAGTTTGATTTCTGACTCATGCGATAAAATACGGTTAACCCACCTTATATACCCCATGAATTTTTCGATGGAAATTAATTATCGCTAACGGCGATAGATACTTCGTACTAATATCATACTAACAAAAATCATGTTAGCATAATTATAATagaaataaattatatgatgcACAACATTTGAGGTAAAATATCAAGACCGGTTACGTACTCGTACCAAatacgtacccgtaccttaatttATGTCCATacagatacattagtttttctcaaaatttGGTATCTCTTATTGGTACGGTGCCCGCACCTATCCAAGGTGTAAGCGATCAATTTAAATACTCTGTGGAGTGCTCCATTGCCCATTTCATTTTCGACTGTCCGATTCCTGATTTTACTGTTTTGATTCCTTTACAGCAGGGAATCCGGATCCTTATTCTTCACCACTCCCTTTAACTTTTGCTTTCCTCTTCACCTTCCCTTCCAATTTCACAGCACATTCCGTACATTTCCAACAGCATCATAGTTAGACTCACTCACTTCATAACATTCTTAATTTCTCAAAATCAACACAAATTTCCACGAACAAAACACAATAGAATCTTATAAGTATCgtgtttttcttaaaaaatgcCTCCTCCTCAAACACCAAACAAATTCTACTTCTTCTACGGCCACCGTAAACCCTCCCAAAACCGCCCAACCGTACGCGGTGGCCTTTTCTCCAATCGCCAAACTCTCACTCCTTTCAAACCCAAACCCACCAAAACAACCAACCCTTTCCAAATCCAAAACTGGGACCCACACTTCCTCTCTcaaccaaacccctcaccaccaTCCCCATCCCCTGAAGCCGCATTCTCCGCCTCCCTCCGTCTCTCCCCAATCGCCCGGTTCATCATCGACGCCTTCCGTAAAAACGGTAACAAATGGGGCCCACCAGTTGTAACAGAACTCAACAAACTCAGAAGAGTTACTCCTAACCTAGTTGCTGAGGTGCTTAAAGTCCAAACTAACCCTACCCTAGCTTTCAAGTTTTTTCATTGGGTAGAGAAACAGAAAGGTTATCATCATAATTTTGCGTCTTTCAATGCATTTGCTTATTGTCTTAACCGTGCGAATCATTTCAGGGCAGCTGATCAGCTCCCTGAGCTGATGGATGCTCATGGGAAGCCTCCTTCGGAGAAGCAATTCGAGATTTTAATTCGAATGCATTGTGATGCTGGTAGAGGTCTTAgggtttattatgtttatgataAGATGAGGAATAAGTTTGGTGTGAAACCTAGGGTGTTTTTGtataataggattatggatgcTTTGGCTAAGACTGGTCATTTGGATTTGGCATTGTCGGTTTATAGTGATTTTAAGGAGGATGGATTAGTTGAAGAGAGTGTTacttttatggttttgataaaGGGGTTGTGTAAAGCTGGGAAGATTGATGAGATGTTAGAGGTTTTGGGTAGGATGAGGGAGAAGTTGTGTAAGCCGGATGTGTTTGCCTATACCGCGTTGGTTCGGATTATGGTTCCAGAGGGGAATTTGGATGGTTGTTTGAGGGTTTGGGAGGAAATGAAGAGAGATAGAGTCGAGCCGGATGTTATGGCTTATGGTACTATCATTGGTGGTTTGGCTAAAGTCGGGAGAGTTTTGGAGGGTTATGAGTTGTTCAAGGAGATGAAGAGTAAGGGTCATTTGATAGATAGAGCGATATATGGAACGTTGGTTGAGTCGTTTGTGGCGGCGAATAAGGTTGGGTTGGCTTTTGATTTGCTGAAGGATTTGGTGAGCTCAGGATACCGGGCGGATTTGGGGATTTATAATAACCTTATTGAAGGTTTGTGTAATTTGAATAAGGTTGAGAAAGCTTACAAACTTTTTCAAGTCACTATTCAGGAAGGTCTTGAGCCAGACTTCTTGTCTGTAAAACCAATATTGTCGGCTTATGCCGAAGCGAAACGAATGGAAGAATTTTTTAAGTTGCTTGAGAAGATGGGGAAATTGGGGTTTTCAGTTATTGATGATCTCTCCAAATTCTTCTCCCATCTGGTTGAGAAGAAAGGGCCAGTAATGGCACTAGAGGTATTTACACActtgaaagaaaaaagttaTGTTAGTGTTGAAATCTACAATATTCTTATGGATTCCCTTCGATTGAGTGGTGACGTGGAAAAAGCATTATCACTCGTTGATGAAATAAAGGGCTCAGACTTGAAGCCCGACTCATCTACATTTAACATAGCAATTCTTTGCCTTGTTGATCGCGGTGAAATTAAGGGAGCATGTGAATGTCATAATAAGATCATTGAGATGTCTTGCATTCCATCTGTAGCTGCTTACTGTTGCCTTGCTAAAGGTCTTTGTGAAATCGGAGAGATTGATGAAGCCATGATGCTTGTTAGAGACTGTTTGGGCAATGTTACTAATGGACCTATGGAGTTTAAGTATTGTCTTACCATTATTCACATTTGCAAAGCAAATGATGCAGAAAAGGTCATTGATGTATTGAATGAGATGATGCAACAAGGTTGCCCTTTAGGCAGTGTCGTGTGCTCTGCAATCATCTCTGGCATGTGCAAGTATGGAACAATTGAAGAGGCTAGAAATGTTTTCTCAAATTTGAGGGAACGCAAATTGTTGACAGAATCTGATACCATTGTATACGACGAATTTTTAATTGATCACATGAAGAAAAAGACAGCAGACTTGGTAATATCAGGATTGAAGTTCTTTGGTCTAGAATCTAAACTCAAGTCAAAGGGTTGTAAGCTGTTGCCAGATTGAAAACTGTTGTGTGGAGACGGATTATATCCTTCTAACTGAACATGTATGATGATGCTTCCTCAAAAGCATTTGGCATTTGAGAGAGGTCAATCATTGCTTTTATTTGTTTCTCGAGCATCTCCAGCTGGTATCTGATATTCTCAATTTTGTGGCTGTGAACACGTGACACATGTTGCTGGACACTGTTGCATACTGTGTACCATTGGATTGTAGCACTATGGAGGTCATCATCGGTTATGGGTTGCACAGATTGTATATCATGTGACAGACAATGTCACTTTCGGAAGGTCACTCGACATCAAATCATAGCATTAGCCGATACTTGCTTCGTGGGGGTAATTGAATTTCTGAAAATTACTTTATAGTGTTGTCTGCACAAATCTATTGTGAAATGAAAAGTAAATACAGATTTTTTAACTTATATACTTTATCCTTTAAAGTATACAATGGAGAGTATCGATGTGATGTTAACATTTAAACAAAATCTCTTTGCTCACACTTAGTGCACCTTTTCTTCATTCCCTCACTGGATCTCAAGAACCCAATAAAAAAGGCCTTTTAGCTGCCTTTTAATGTTAGAGAATTagggtttgtttatttttgtttccctttgctgttttctttttctttttgaagttTGTAATTACTAAATGTCACTCTGTTTTCACTTTGTTTCATAAACTCATATGTTCAAAGTTTTGCATATAAAGCAATGGGAAcatcttttattgttttcattgtttcctGTACAATTCGAAAAGAGGAAATGGTGGAAACCATGTGACAGAAAATGCCTTTTGAAATGAAACTGTCCATTAGCTTCTTGTTCTAACATAGAAGTAGGATATGCAGTGTTCACTGTTTGGTTTCAATGTTAACCATAATAAAATTGCACATATGTAAACTTTTTTCTAATCCTAATTGAACTTTATCTCTCAGTCTATGCAGATTGTTACCATGTTTGTTATACGTTCGTTTGTAGTGGAAGAATTTGTGTTTAGGAAAGCTTAAGCTGCATTAATTAACTGTACCAATATAGATTCAACGACAGTTGTTGATATACCAGGATGAAGAACTATCATTACATTTGCCAACTTATCTAAAAATGCATTTAAGTAACTGTACAATGATGAGCTATTCCTATATTCATAATGTACTCCCAGACACCTATGTTGCTGCTGTGTGTGACTTAACTGC
This portion of the Trifolium pratense cultivar HEN17-A07 linkage group LG3, ARS_RC_1.1, whole genome shotgun sequence genome encodes:
- the LOC123913566 gene encoding pentatricopeptide repeat-containing protein At4g20740 isoform X2; the encoded protein is MDAHGKPPSEKQFEILIRMHCDAGRGLRVYYVYDKMRNKFGVKPRVFLYNRIMDALAKTGHLDLALSVYSDFKEDGLVEESVTFMVLIKGLCKAGKIDEMLEVLGRMREKLCKPDVFAYTALVRIMVPEGNLDGCLRVWEEMKRDRVEPDVMAYGTIIGGLAKVGRVLEGYELFKEMKSKGHLIDRAIYGTLVESFVAANKVGLAFDLLKDLVSSGYRADLGIYNNLIEGLCNLNKVEKAYKLFQVTIQEGLEPDFLSVKPILSAYAEAKRMEEFFKLLEKMGKLGFSVIDDLSKFFSHLVEKKGPVMALEVFTHLKEKSYVSVEIYNILMDSLRLSGDVEKALSLVDEIKGSDLKPDSSTFNIAILCLVDRGEIKGACECHNKIIEMSCIPSVAAYCCLAKGLCEIGEIDEAMMLVRDCLGNVTNGPMEFKYCLTIIHICKANDAEKVIDVLNEMMQQGCPLGSVVCSAIISGMCKYGTIEEARNVFSNLRERKLLTESDTIVYDEFLIDHMKKKTADLVISGLKFFGLESKLKSKGCKLLPD
- the LOC123913566 gene encoding pentatricopeptide repeat-containing protein At4g20740 isoform X1, translating into MPPPQTPNKFYFFYGHRKPSQNRPTVRGGLFSNRQTLTPFKPKPTKTTNPFQIQNWDPHFLSQPNPSPPSPSPEAAFSASLRLSPIARFIIDAFRKNGNKWGPPVVTELNKLRRVTPNLVAEVLKVQTNPTLAFKFFHWVEKQKGYHHNFASFNAFAYCLNRANHFRAADQLPELMDAHGKPPSEKQFEILIRMHCDAGRGLRVYYVYDKMRNKFGVKPRVFLYNRIMDALAKTGHLDLALSVYSDFKEDGLVEESVTFMVLIKGLCKAGKIDEMLEVLGRMREKLCKPDVFAYTALVRIMVPEGNLDGCLRVWEEMKRDRVEPDVMAYGTIIGGLAKVGRVLEGYELFKEMKSKGHLIDRAIYGTLVESFVAANKVGLAFDLLKDLVSSGYRADLGIYNNLIEGLCNLNKVEKAYKLFQVTIQEGLEPDFLSVKPILSAYAEAKRMEEFFKLLEKMGKLGFSVIDDLSKFFSHLVEKKGPVMALEVFTHLKEKSYVSVEIYNILMDSLRLSGDVEKALSLVDEIKGSDLKPDSSTFNIAILCLVDRGEIKGACECHNKIIEMSCIPSVAAYCCLAKGLCEIGEIDEAMMLVRDCLGNVTNGPMEFKYCLTIIHICKANDAEKVIDVLNEMMQQGCPLGSVVCSAIISGMCKYGTIEEARNVFSNLRERKLLTESDTIVYDEFLIDHMKKKTADLVISGLKFFGLESKLKSKGCKLLPD
- the LOC123913570 gene encoding uncharacterized protein LOC123913570 produces the protein MSKSIQQGDTPHEKRPKLGSNAVEVKGKAVEVKGKDKMSKTIDAAESANPDEFNLLNLTEMRKCLTLVRATRMKANRMHEELFLDFLNLGRKGLQSSLIVSKIPSISHNRKFLRVIIITRVEWKEFAMAYNY
- the LOC123913569 gene encoding putative F-box/FBD/LRR-repeat protein At1g78760, producing the protein MKRGKCHKLNRIEDRLSDLPDCILLHIMSFLNTKRAVQTSILSTRWRNVWKYLPKLTLNLTLASSHFNIVSRIFSLRDDSTALDTLNFSPCGLVEPRLLERVIEYIVSHNIKQLRMDVICDIEHFKPCLFSCQTLTYLNLIVIRPHLHALTLFPNSLTLPALTTLSLQYFAFSVGNDGRVEPFSALNKLNSLIINRCKVLDAQNLCISNTTLVHLKIIAPDSPPKASCKIELSTPSLSNFYFRGTPIQKLCGSNGNLSSIKHVTIYVVSTSAKTPLVLLNWLVELANIESLTVSPGTLKVLSFVPDLLEIEFPSLCHLKSLNVKSDLPLCFIPEFPSLVDFLRQNSPSVKINGI